From the genome of Ooceraea biroi isolate clonal line C1 chromosome 10, Obir_v5.4, whole genome shotgun sequence:
tactgatgatgaccaactcaagacactgatcgagaataacccgcgctacacgacacgtgaattagcagagatactgaaaatatcaaaaaccactgtccacgatcatgtagtgaagcttggttacgtaagtcgctatgatgtatgggttccgcataatttggccgaaaaaatttaatggatcgcatttccatctgcgactcgctgtacaagcgcaatgAAAACATACCATTTtttaagcaattagtgacggatgacgaaaaatggatcatttacaacaatgtagaacgaaaaagatcctggggtaagcgaaatgaaccagcattaaccactccgaaagctggccttcatccaaaaaaagtcatgctctgtgtctggtgggattggaaaggaatcctatattatgagctcctaccacacaaccaaacgataaatgcagataagtactgctcgcaactggacgaattaaagacagcgattcaggaaaaacgtccagaattagttaataggaagggcgtcgtgttccatcaggacaatgccagacctcatgtttctttgactacccgacaaaaattgttggagtttggctgggatgtgctacctcacccaccgtattcaccagacattgcaccttcagactttcacttatttaggtctttgcaaaattctcttagcggcaagaacttcaactctttgatcgacataaaaaaccaccttgaggagtttttcgccgagaaacctaagaagttctgggagaatgaaatcttccagttgcgtgaaagatggacaaaggttgtgaaacaaaacggtgcatacataagacaataaatatttatcgacataaaaaaatgttgcctttgaattttccttcaaaatcggcacgaacttttcggacgacccaatatatgtgacaatataaaagtattaaactaTAAATACACATGTCTTTAATAACTTAACAGCAGTAAATTTCTGTATTGTTGCAGAATATTAATACCTACAAAACTAGTGTTGGAGACGATATTGATGCctggttaaaaatattacatttataccACATCCAAGACTGGATGATCATTCTAGTAGAAACATATGATGTGAAAAAGGCCAATAAGCTATTATCTAGAACTACTGTTTTGAACAAAATACGAAGTGATTTTGCTGCCAAGACTGCTGATAGGTAAAAATGTTTAGACTTGTTTgataatcaatataattatcatatttctcATGTAGGCaaaacaataatagaaattGCATAACATCTATAGAAATAtagtatttttgtatttgaaAATTGTGTCTTAGGCGccttattctttttcttattattattattattattattagtattattattattattagatgctTTGCTGTAATTAATCCGATCAAGTCTGAATCGCGTTCTGCTGAATCATGGAGAGGCTTGATTACGCGCATTCGTCATTTAATGTTGACTACATATGATAGAACTCTTTGCGCTTTGAAGATATTATACGCgagcagagagaaagacgaaaCAATCCTAACTGGAATTTTtgctattattttctcttgcaGGTAGTTTccttttgcaatatttattccaAACTGTTGTCGAATTATCTAATATTGATTAATCTTTCTGAACGTATTCCttctattgtaaaattatatttgtgtttCAGGAAGAATTAGTATTTGAACTAAATCATCATCTAAGATTTCTTTTGGTCGAGTGTAAGGCGTCCTTGTTAGATCTTAGAAGTtacttgaataataataatgataatttagaATAATGGTCTGTACATTTATTAGTAAAGTATGATGAgtatatttattcatcaataaagaaaaaatttaacaaaatacgAGATGCAGATATTTGtttccaacatttttattactacCTTcaactaataaattattaattttttataacgttggcattagtaataatataatataatacgaatATAATACGAATATCTTTTAGAATAGTCTACCGATATCACTTTTTATGTATCCTGAAGAAAGTACAAGACATATCACATACATTCCGCTTCACGCACACTCGTAGACACAGTACCGAATCCCcacgacgcgtcgcgacgcgtacTTTTCGAGACGCGTAAAGTACAAAACCAATCACAAATTCATGTAGCATTTCTGTTCAGAGTATACAACAGAAACTCTAAACAGCGATTGGTTGTGTTACGTTACGCATTGCGCACAATTCGAAAAAGTACGCCCCACTGGTATGGCGAATTTCAGAATAGCGTAACTTTTATGCTAATGTTTAGTAAGTTACTAGAATACGCAGGTTACGCTTACGCAAATTACGCTGTGTGGGGAGGCACCCTTATAAACAACTGCCATCTTTCTTAATTACTGTCAGGCAATTAAGAAAGAGAGCAAttgtttataacaattattggacatattttatttactcatatttatgtgtttgtAAGTGATCGGTTTGAATATGAGAAATATGTTTCTTGTATTTAAAACCAATCatttatacacataaaatgagtaaataaaatatgtgtgacaagtatgaataattaatcaatttcttaatatttgtaaGTAAAGTTAAATTTCTAAAGAAGCTACAAAACATCCAGTTAACGtctattacaaattttaaataatttagaaaatttcattattaatttttttgggtatatttacaaatccattatatatctataataaatgtatattagaCGTCCATGATGGATGTGTAGTGGATATCCACTATGGAGGGAATATGGATCTCTATTAGAGATCCACCTAACATCCATCGTGGAGATAGATGTCGTATGGAGCGGTGGAGGTTATATGGACGTCTAATGGACGTCATGTTCCGTGTGGggttgctacaagtgtgctggaattttgcggatatatatctctgcaatgtctttgtactgttgcattgcaatttgcaacgttgcaacgttgctgtaatgttggtgcaagcttctgtgctgtatgggaagtAAACGCACTTAACGGATTAAATGCACTTTAAGAAATTGTACATTGTTAAGTTTTTCAACTTAAATATTCAACTTAACTAActtaaatatttgcatttaatggtaatacatttatttataaatatttaagtttaaaatatatataatttttacaatttcttaAAGTgcattaaatcaattatttttttataattttaaaactatGACTTGGATcattttcattctgatcctctcaTATATAgtatcccatacagcacagaagcttccAACAACATTGCAGTAATATTGCaaatgttgctgcaatgtttccaatattactgcaatgttgttgcaagcttctgtgctgtatgggtataaTATAGTCTCATACTGAATTTCAATACATTCTACTGAATAACTCTTCATAAAATTCATTGCGTATATTGATTTTCATTTTGAAGTTtactgaataatttttaatcttagtATCTTGTATTGAATTGTTACTGAACTTTTAATGAAACGATACTGAAAGTGGGTCAATTGATATAGATTTCAGAATGAAAttcagtaatattttaatgtaatttattaagatttcaGTAGAAAATTTCCATCAGGGCAGCCGCAGCAGCAGCCGCAGCCCCAGCAGCCAAAGACTAAAGGTATATTACTCAAATGATAAACAAATTTGTGCTTGTTGTACGATAATACCGTACAATCAAAATCGAAGAGCATAAAAGGTCGATTCACACATATCCGTGCCGTATCCGTGACGTATCCGTTCTGTGCACGTCCGTGCACTGATGATAATACCGTCTCCATAGTTTTATATGAGAGTATTCTTACATTTCAGTATCCGTATCAGTGTGCGGCCGTCCGTATcagtgttagtgatatacgccgataattttcataatcaaTTCAGACATATCCGTATCCGTGACGTACCACGTCCGTGCACTGATGAAAATATtgtcttatttaaaattatgcaaattatggataattttatatgagaatattcttACACTTCAGTATCCGTATCAATATCCTGTATCAGTATCAGTGTGTAGACATTGACCTATGCAGATATTGTTAGTGAACGGCCGGTATGGAATATGATGGTATATTGTAGCATCGGAACAATTTCAAACAAAATACTGATTGTTCAGATTGAGATTGACTGTATGTGAATTCTAGTTTTTTAGGCGCATTTTATTCAAGAGATAATAGAGCTAACCATTTTCAGAACAAACACCTGAGATTAGTTTGTCATTTCTAACGTGTAGCAAATAATTTAGCGTGCCGTCGTGTGATTGGCAATTTGCGAAAAGCACCGTTTGCCTCATGACCGATATAAACACGACAAGCGACAAACAAGGACATACAGAAAGATACGGGACGTGACAGAGATGAATACAAAATCGGCACAAAGAACAGTCTGCAATCTCCGACACGTACATAAATCTTGTGGAATTGAATTATACAGTTTTGTTCACATTATATTCAACAAATTATTCAGTTAAAAAGTGTTTTTCGTTATTCTTACCGGTATCGGCATATACCTATTTAGAAATGgatgatgaaaaattaataggaTATGTTCGTTATTATGAAGAGCTTTATAATTTAGCTCATTCGCAATATCTGATCGTCAattcatctttctctcttgatgTTTTGAGGCGTACTGAACGAAAATTCACAGATACTGAACTGAAATATGTGAATACTTTGCACTGATGGATACGGATACTGCACTGATACGTCGCGGATACGGCACGGCACGGCACGGCACGGATATGTGTGAATCGACCGAATGTAATAAGTAAAGTTCAAACATTCATTATCCATATTTCTTATGCAActtatacttatttttataaatattttcaaataattttttaaatatatgttattatgaAAATGTTACATCCTTATTGCTCAAGCTTGGCATTctgatacatattatataagttttattactacattacaaattaatacatttcattttattaattatgtatatgtatatttattttttaggtAGAAAGAACAGAGGAGCCGGCCGATAGCGAGCCCGGTGGTACCGCCAGCGGGGCTTCTTCGGCGGAGAAGGCCGAGGTGGCCGAGATGGCCGAGGAGGCTGAGGTGGCCTAGGTGGCCGAGGTGGCCAAAGTGGCCAAGGCGAGAATTCGCGTTTActgtacataaattttatgtaagtttatatgtatgaagtaaaataaatatacatatacataattaataaaatgaaatgtattaatttgtaattgttCGCAAATCAACGTGCGAGTATACATTCGAAAATATCGAACGTTCGCGATCTACGAAAGCCGAGAGCTCCGCGTTACACATATAGcgctgataaattatttaaagcattTAAAGATGAAATGTGGAAATTACAAATTCCATTTCTAAATATTGTCACATATGTGTTAAGAATCTGTCGGACACTGAGTGTGCTGGACATCACATCTCTAAATAAGAGATGTGGTAAAAATCTGTCGGACACTGAccactttaaaattaataattaatttcaggtattaatttttagtataattataattatttataattaattataattatactaaaaatataattattaattatattttataattacaggtaaaataaataaaattagcaaTAACAATTTGtctgaaaacatttatttgtaaatgtgtgtgtgtgtgtgtgtgtgtgtgtgtaaagtttatagttttataaagactataaaataaattaataataatattaatattaattaattaatattaatattacaacacGCAACAAGAAGCGCGTTGTGGCTCACTTCATGGAATGAAGTCTGTCCTTTAATGTCCGAAGCAGAGCCGAGCTCAGCCGAGTCGCCGCCGAGCTCAGCCGAGCCGCCGCCGAGCGCGGAGCGCACACGGATACAGATTCGCGCTTGTTGCGTGAGCACCGTGGTGTAACACCGATGGTGCTAGGGGTACGAAGTTTGCATCGCTaaccgtatagcttatctggaattcatatcatttgacaggtcacataaacttatgattaaaatatttcaggaactaaagccgttatcaaaaatctaacggcacttttattatataatattattatataagctttcgattgcgaccaatttgatCAAGATTGATGCAGTCAGTCTTGAGACATTGTaatcgtatattataattgtgacgtttcattttccttttccatgcaattcaggttcagactcacgtacatatgttcgcacatacacatgcaaagcgattttgtccgtcaagctgccgttcacacatgcatgatgtaatttattataaattaaaactgattttaatacttttggataatgttttattttaagataaatatataaatcgcaaaaactataacaaatttaaatttacttgtttaaatgaaatcatcgtgatagcgtcgcaatgataagtaaataattcttctaattttgaacgatatattatgacaatttaagatataatttggaacattttatactcatagaACGTAaccgaggaagaaagaaagggagtgagagagaaaattttaaattgtcacaatttatatttgacaattagaagaattaaggagatttgcacgattagataaatctttattatccaacatttttatgttggaTGAGATCTCacagcagaaataaaatggcaTATTATTAcggcaatacaaaaatacataaaaacattaaaaattaatgaaatataaaaaatgtttacaaaaagtaatgagatccctctaaaaaaccttacaaaggtaaaaaaatacgccgagtacattaaaaagcaaaactaaatatgatgaaattcatagttaactagccaagtacctagaagcaattcagtttgaggatttgtaatttgaaataatacttggcgtgcccgagtcgcattaaaacgtacgtcttacctataatttgtataaactctatgtgtaaagtatttgtattgagtgagtaatgaaaagggatatttataatcactccgctaatgtgcaaaactgtaaacgtatttgttttaataccaaatacaaagatttacgagtcattagtgaaaatactcaaggcagtacaaatttagaagaatgcatatccaatgcgacccgggcacgccaagtattatttcaaattacaattaaatcctcaaactgaattgcttctaggtacttggctagttaactattactacgtttacacgagcgctacttctgtagtaacttactcgaattatagtaACTTACCCCGTTTACACGCAGTGAATTATCGGTTTACCCTGTTTACACGCAGAGAATTATCGTAAGTTACCataattcgagtaagttactacagaagtagcgctcgtgtaaacGTAGTATAtgaatttcatcatatttagttttgctttttaatgtacttggcgtactttttttacCTTTAGGTTTTTTTAcctgtaaggttttttagagggattaGTAATTCCAAAGGTAAATTaccgaataaaatttataatagcaAAACTATGGCAATGCATGCAATAGTACGATAGCTATCATAttgcaatgtttattaaatgttatgtttattaaatggtatgtttattaaatgatatgtttattaaatggtatgtttattaaataatttgtatattaaatggtatatttattaaatggcatgtttattaaatgttatatttattaaatgttcttGTAATGTGTCAATGTGcttatatgtgtataaataaaaataaaactaatttccAGTCTAAGTTTTTCGATATTGTATGATttgtgattattatatttattctctgttatattatatgtaatctttatctatcttatatatatatatatatatatatatataagccaaataccactcactgactcatcaacgtgcagcccgaaccactgcacctatcgacttgaaattttaagggtatattcttactatcacgtaggtgctcactaagggtgggttttccgaaattccacccctaacgggtgagaaggggtaaaatgtgtttttatttaattctacatataatatcgcgggcgaagcccgcgtgacgggggatgctagtattatacatattattatatatattattatatatgatattattttacttacgatacatttttcagaaaatatactTATACATTATTACTTCACATATACATTACTATTTATACACCATTAATTCAGCGATAATCATTGTAATTGTTAAGTGCGAAAGTATTTCAATTCAAATTGTATGCCAGTTCAGCTCAGTGAGCAGGATTCCTTATTGGTGCTGCCATTTTCGGGGCACAAATCATGTACACCAATCACGCGGCATCCCCTAATGGCCAGTCTCAACAGAGGGTCTTTATTTCCGACTCGCCTCTCTCGTCATCTCGCGTCTCTCAGCAGTGCCAACAGACCGCGCGCATAGTGTGCGCACTACGTCTGTTCGACCAATCCGATTACGAGTCCACTTTCTGCCTCGCCGCGAAAAGAATTTACTGATCACTGACAGATTCCAACAGAAACTGGATTGCGGAAAGCGTCTCTCGACTTTCTTCGCGCTCGAGTGATCGTGTCAGTGCATCCAAACGCACAACGGCAGTTCTTCGTCCCTCTCCTGTTTTAATCGGTTCTCTCGAGGCGGGAATGCGAGCCGTGTACGACCCGACAGCGACAGAGAACGTCAAACGCGTTCTTCACGTTGTTCGATAATCTCTGTTTCTCGCTCTTACTTCCTCACTCTCACACTTGATCTCTGTGGTGTGACGATGCTCGCGAGATCATACGAGTTGCGAATAATGTCGGCACGATAAGTTTTTTGTAATCCTTGGTCCTTGGGGAGTCGAGCAGCGCGCTCGACGGATACTCAACGTCATGACGCGTCTACGGGGTCGCGCCTCGCTGATGGCCGTCGTGTCGGTCAGCTTCATCCTGCTTGTCGTCATTTACCATATCCTGAGCAATGAGATCGACGAGATGTCGTCGGGTAAGATCGGTGCACGAGTGAGGACAGACGACGCGTATCCCCCGGATGAACTCGCGGACGGCTCTCAGGGCGCTGCCGGTAGGCAGCAGCTGGAAGGACAGATAATTGAGAACGGTAGGAGTAGACTGTTTAACAAGTTACCTCATGATAAATCATTTGCAGACGGCACTCCGCTGTTCAAAGGCCACAAGATCGTCCACCTCGATCTCAAGGGTGCCCCACCGAAGGTGAGCTATTACAGCTACCTGTTCCCGCTGCTGCGTAAGCTAGGTGCTACCGGTGTACTTATGGAGTATGAAGACATGTTTCCATTTACTGAGGACATCCATGCTGGTAATGCATACTCTAAGAAGGATATCGcacaaatacaaaatatagcTAAGAATAATCAGCTGACTGTTATACCACTGGTGCAAACCTTTGGTCATATGGAATTCGTCCTCAAGTTGGACAAGTATAAGGATTTCAGGGAAGTTCCACGTTATCCACAAGTTCTGTGTCCCACTTACAACAAAACGCTTCCGTTAATATACGAGATGATCAACCAAATTGTATCTGTTCATCCAGCATCAAAATACTTGCACATAGGCGCGGACGAAGTTTATCAGATAGGAGAATGCTCAAGATGCCTGGACGTCATGACTAAGAAGCAGTGGGGCAAACGACAATTGTTCCTAGATCACGTTTCCTCGGtggtaaaatatatcaaagacAAATATCCAGAATTGACTGTGCTTATGTGGGACGATGAATTTCGTGATATATCGTCGCAAGAGATCATTGACAGGGGTTTGCACTTGACAATCGAGCCAGTTGTGTGGAAGTATACTACCGATCCCGGTACAACGTTGACGGATCAATTGTGGGAGAGTTATGCTGCGGTGTGGAAGCAGATTTGGGTAGCGACGGCGTTCAAAGGTGCGACGTCACCAGACAGATATTATACGGACATTTCGTATCATGTGGAGAACCATCAACGTTGGTTGGAAATCATCCAAAGATATTCGAGTCAAATCACGTTCAAAGGTGTCATGTTAACCGGCTGGCAGAGGTACGATCACTTCAGTGTCCTTTGCGAATTGCTGCCGGTGGGATTGCCATCTCTTGCTATCAATTTAGCCGTGCTACAAGCGTCGGATCTAAATAGCTTTCCCATGGAATTGCCTGCTCATATATCCGAGGCTTTACAATGCGACGGTATTATCTCATTGAGCATACCGGAACCGCAGTATGGCTGGACCAAGTGCAGCTTCCACGGAGTATCAGTATACGCTGCTATTTTGCGACTTTATAGCTTGACGCAGGAGGTGATGAAGATGGAACAAGATAATACCTACAAAGGATGGTTAAAACCATACAATATTAAGTATTCCTTCGCGAGTCCTAGTTATGTCGAACGTGCGGTAACCGACCTGGACAGACATAAAATGGAGATAATGTATATCGAGAAAGAGATGCGTACAGCTATGgaagatatttatgataattatacgATAGAAGAGTGGCTTGAGACATATATCGCACCTCTAAACGATAAGCTTAACCAACTGTGGGAGACTAAGGAGAAGcttttagagaaaaatacaTGGTCAAGGAGACCTctcataaaaattgatttataatgGAAAACGCTATTTTCTACAGAGTAGAGACGAAAGATATTAATCATATTCTTTGTGGTATAGTAAGAGACTGAGAATTCCATCAAGACGCTAAGAGAAAAGGACAATTATTCTTCAAAAATGGCGTGGATAATCAATGAAACGTAAAAGTTTTCAACTCATAATTTTACATCTTGAACAATCGTTACATGTACATAATATG
Proteins encoded in this window:
- the LOC113562715 gene encoding trafficking protein particle complex subunit 10-like; amino-acid sequence: MIILVETYDVKKANKLLSRTTVLNKIRSDFAAKTADRCFAVINPIKSESRSAESWRGLITRIRHLMLTTYDRTLCALKILYASREKDETILTGIFAIIFSCRKN
- the LOC105287288 gene encoding hexosaminidase D, giving the protein MTRLRGRASLMAVVSVSFILLVVIYHILSNEIDEMSSGKIGARVRTDDAYPPDELADGSQGAADGTPLFKGHKIVHLDLKGAPPKVSYYSYLFPLLRKLGATGVLMEYEDMFPFTEDIHAGNAYSKKDIAQIQNIAKNNQLTVIPLVQTFGHMEFVLKLDKYKDFREVPRYPQVLCPTYNKTLPLIYEMINQIVSVHPASKYLHIGADEVYQIGECSRCLDVMTKKQWGKRQLFLDHVSSVVKYIKDKYPELTVLMWDDEFRDISSQEIIDRGLHLTIEPVVWKYTTDPGTTLTDQLWESYAAVWKQIWVATAFKGATSPDRYYTDISYHVENHQRWLEIIQRYSSQITFKGVMLTGWQRYDHFSVLCELLPVGLPSLAINLAVLQASDLNSFPMELPAHISEALQCDGIISLSIPEPQYGWTKCSFHGVSVYAAILRLYSLTQEVMKMEQDNTYKGWLKPYNIKYSFASPSYVERAVTDLDRHKMEIMYIEKEMRTAMEDIYDNYTIEEWLETYIAPLNDKLNQLWETKEKLLEKNTWSRRPLIKIDL